In one window of Pseudomonas putida DNA:
- a CDS encoding DUF2599 domain-containing protein — protein sequence MSVALTGREQSHQPFKRPAMHSHPVTLNLSLLAASLAIGHAALADPGPETAQALQARYHETPVNCGSTNKPRFLCAGVILRGTTQLTQEKSWNPTPEERNNGGTAYMYLAKDATFNRLAFNDTNGYMIYPGDARPAGIQALQVLCIFPADGGRQTRPEKGCGPSQEGGASSRPCHLQGITTAQGWLANYGNHPARQCGFSVANGLGQIAVSGFNAAVEATGLLPATPYKQNNELRAETWDMDIPTRLPIQAFFYLHDRPLGLHKAQQDQRAFYQETGNFVPIITLTLPQSGRDARFDYVEASQARLGDVICARYFVSGHWFERSDVNPGRKEWALGLVPTDCARAVKANPSADAENAADQEMRQKFSNDWQWVQNDNGSMTQQMICHMRIAHDKPEWNLEPFRPNRPLEDYLKAGCNLL from the coding sequence ATGAGCGTCGCACTGACAGGGCGCGAACAGTCCCATCAACCTTTCAAGAGACCCGCTATGCATTCGCACCCAGTCACCCTCAACCTGAGCCTACTGGCAGCAAGCCTGGCTATTGGTCACGCAGCACTGGCGGACCCAGGGCCAGAAACAGCACAGGCGCTGCAGGCCCGCTACCATGAGACCCCCGTCAACTGCGGCAGCACCAACAAGCCCCGCTTCCTGTGCGCTGGCGTGATACTTCGAGGCACAACCCAACTGACTCAGGAAAAAAGCTGGAACCCGACGCCCGAAGAGCGAAACAATGGCGGCACCGCCTACATGTATCTGGCCAAGGATGCCACCTTCAACCGCCTGGCCTTCAACGACACCAACGGCTACATGATCTATCCTGGAGACGCCCGGCCCGCAGGTATCCAAGCCTTGCAGGTCCTGTGCATCTTTCCGGCCGACGGAGGGCGGCAAACACGCCCAGAGAAGGGTTGCGGGCCGTCGCAAGAGGGGGGCGCCAGCAGTCGCCCCTGCCATCTACAGGGCATCACTACAGCCCAGGGCTGGCTTGCCAACTACGGCAATCATCCCGCCAGGCAATGCGGCTTTTCGGTCGCCAATGGGCTTGGACAGATCGCGGTGAGCGGGTTCAATGCCGCAGTGGAGGCCACCGGGCTTCTGCCAGCAACGCCTTACAAGCAGAACAACGAACTGCGCGCAGAGACCTGGGATATGGACATCCCGACCCGCCTGCCGATCCAGGCGTTCTTCTACCTGCACGACAGGCCGCTGGGGTTGCACAAGGCGCAGCAGGATCAACGTGCGTTCTATCAGGAAACCGGTAACTTCGTCCCCATCATCACATTGACATTGCCACAATCTGGACGCGATGCCCGTTTCGATTATGTCGAAGCGTCCCAGGCCAGACTGGGTGATGTGATCTGTGCGCGTTACTTCGTCTCTGGGCACTGGTTCGAGCGCAGCGATGTCAATCCGGGACGTAAAGAATGGGCGCTTGGACTGGTTCCGACAGATTGCGCCAGAGCAGTGAAAGCAAACCCTTCAGCGGACGCGGAGAACGCCGCAGATCAGGAAATGCGTCAGAAATTTAGCAATGATTGGCAGTGGGTACAAAATGACAATGGCAGCATGACACAACAGATGATCTGCCACATGCGTATTGCCCACGACAAACCCGAATGGAACCTTGAGCCGTTCCGACCGAACCGGCCCCTGGAAGACTACCTCAAGGCCGGTTGCAATCTGCTCTGA
- a CDS encoding NAD-dependent epimerase/dehydratase family protein: MRILVTGASGFIGGRFARFALEQGLQVRVNGRRAEGVEHLVKRGAQFIPGDLGDAEVARRLCQGVDAVVHCAGAVGNWGRYQDFHHGNVVLTENVVEGCLKEHVRRLVHLSSPSIYFTGRSRLDIREDQVPRRFHDHYALTKHLAEQKVFGAQEFGLEVLALRPRFVTGAGDASIFPRLMRMQGKGRLAIIGNGLNKVDFTSVHNLNEALLSALFAEEQALGQAYNISNGQPLPLWDVVNYVMRQMQLPQVTRYRSYRLAYSLAAVNEAACMLWPGRPQPTLTRTAMQVMSKDFTLDISRARHNLDYRPKVSLWTALDEFCGWWKHLPGQQ; the protein is encoded by the coding sequence ATGCGAATTCTGGTCACCGGCGCGAGCGGCTTCATTGGCGGGCGCTTTGCGCGTTTTGCCCTGGAGCAGGGCCTGCAGGTGCGGGTCAACGGCCGCCGTGCCGAAGGCGTTGAGCACCTGGTCAAGCGCGGGGCGCAGTTCATTCCAGGCGACCTGGGCGACGCCGAGGTGGCGCGCCGTCTGTGCCAGGGCGTCGACGCCGTGGTGCATTGCGCGGGGGCGGTGGGCAACTGGGGGCGTTATCAGGATTTTCATCATGGCAACGTGGTGCTCACCGAGAACGTGGTCGAAGGTTGCCTCAAAGAACATGTGCGGCGCCTGGTGCACCTGTCGTCGCCGTCGATCTACTTCACTGGCCGCTCGCGCCTGGACATTCGCGAGGACCAGGTGCCGCGGCGTTTTCACGATCACTATGCGCTGACCAAGCACTTGGCCGAGCAGAAAGTCTTCGGTGCCCAGGAGTTCGGCCTCGAAGTGCTCGCCCTGCGTCCGCGCTTCGTCACCGGCGCGGGTGATGCGAGCATTTTCCCGCGGCTGATGCGCATGCAGGGCAAGGGACGTCTGGCGATCATTGGCAATGGCCTGAACAAGGTCGACTTCACCAGCGTGCACAACCTCAACGAGGCGCTGCTCAGCGCCCTGTTCGCCGAAGAGCAGGCGCTGGGCCAGGCCTACAACATCAGCAACGGCCAGCCACTGCCACTGTGGGACGTGGTCAATTATGTAATGCGCCAGATGCAGTTGCCGCAAGTCACCCGCTACCGCTCCTATCGCCTCGCCTACAGCCTCGCAGCTGTCAACGAGGCTGCCTGCATGCTCTGGCCCGGCCGGCCGCAACCCACCCTGACACGTACCGCGATGCAGGTGATGAGCAAGGATTTCACCCTCGACATCAGCCGCGCCCGGCATAATCTCGACTACCGCCCCAAGGTCAGCCTGTGGACCGCGCTGGATGAATTCTGCGGCTGGTGGAAGCACCTTCCGGGGCAGCAGTGA
- a CDS encoding LysR family transcriptional regulator ArgP yields the protein MFDYKLLAALAAVIEQGGFERAAQVLGLSQSAISQRIKLLEARVGQPVLVRATPPSPTDVGRQLLNHVQQVRLLERDLQRQVPALDEEGMPERLRIALNADSLATWWAGAVGDFCAGQRLLLDLVVEDQEVGLRRMRAGEVAACLCGSERPVAGARSQPLGAMRYRALASPAFMARYFPQGFEVARLARTPAVVFGPDDFLQHRYLASLGIEDGFLHHLCPSSEGFLRLTEAGLGWGLVPELQAREQLASGQLVEICSDTPIDVPLYWHHWRNGGQLLAQLTEHLRQAAPGWLVPL from the coding sequence ATGTTCGACTACAAGTTGCTCGCTGCCCTCGCCGCCGTGATCGAACAAGGCGGGTTCGAGCGCGCCGCCCAGGTACTGGGGCTTTCGCAGTCGGCCATCTCGCAACGCATCAAACTGCTGGAGGCGCGTGTCGGCCAGCCGGTGCTGGTGCGTGCCACGCCACCGAGCCCGACCGATGTCGGTCGCCAGTTGCTCAACCACGTGCAGCAGGTGCGCCTGCTCGAGCGTGACCTGCAGCGCCAGGTCCCGGCGCTGGATGAAGAGGGCATGCCCGAACGTCTGCGTATCGCCCTCAACGCTGACAGCCTGGCGACCTGGTGGGCCGGGGCGGTGGGGGATTTCTGTGCCGGGCAACGCTTGCTGTTGGACCTGGTGGTCGAAGATCAGGAAGTCGGTCTGCGGCGCATGCGTGCCGGCGAGGTGGCGGCCTGCCTGTGCGGTAGCGAGCGCCCGGTGGCGGGTGCGCGCAGCCAGCCGTTGGGGGCGATGCGCTATCGCGCGCTGGCAAGCCCGGCGTTCATGGCGCGGTATTTTCCGCAGGGGTTCGAGGTGGCGCGGCTGGCCCGTACACCGGCGGTGGTCTTCGGGCCTGACGATTTCCTGCAGCACCGCTACCTGGCGTCATTGGGGATCGAGGACGGTTTCCTGCATCACCTGTGCCCGTCGTCCGAGGGTTTTTTGCGTCTGACCGAAGCCGGGCTCGGTTGGGGCCTGGTGCCTGAACTGCAGGCCCGCGAACAACTGGCCAGTGGGCAGTTGGTGGAAATCTGCAGCGATACTCCCATCGATGTGCCGTTGTACTGGCATCATTGGCGCAACGGCGGGCAACTGCTCGCACAACTGACAGAACACCTGCGCCAGGCGGCGCCAGGTTGGCTGGTGCCGTTGTAG
- a CDS encoding LysE/ArgO family amino acid transporter, which yields MWQSYLNGMLVAFGLIMAIGTQNAFVLAQSLRREHHLPVALLCVLCDAILVAAGVFGLATVLAHNPTLLAAARWGGALFLIWYGAKALQRACSRQSLEQQQGQGLRSRRAVLLSALAVTLLNPHVYLDTVLLIGSLGAQQTVPGAYVAGAASASLVWFFTLALGAAWLAPWLARPGTWRLLDLMVAVMMFAVAAQLILG from the coding sequence ATGTGGCAGAGTTACCTGAACGGCATGCTGGTGGCCTTCGGCCTGATCATGGCCATCGGCACCCAGAACGCCTTTGTCCTGGCCCAGAGCCTGCGCCGCGAACATCACCTGCCGGTGGCACTGTTGTGCGTGCTGTGCGACGCGATCCTGGTCGCGGCCGGAGTGTTCGGCCTGGCGACGGTGCTGGCGCACAACCCGACCCTGCTTGCCGCCGCACGCTGGGGAGGTGCGCTGTTCCTGATCTGGTATGGCGCCAAGGCCCTGCAACGGGCCTGCTCCAGGCAGAGCCTGGAACAGCAGCAAGGCCAAGGCCTGCGTTCACGCCGGGCAGTGCTGCTCAGTGCCCTGGCGGTGACCCTGCTCAACCCCCACGTCTACCTGGACACCGTGCTGCTGATCGGCTCGCTCGGCGCCCAGCAGACGGTGCCCGGGGCCTACGTCGCCGGAGCGGCGAGCGCATCGCTGGTGTGGTTCTTCACCCTGGCCCTGGGCGCCGCCTGGCTCGCACCCTGGCTCGCACGCCCCGGGACCTGGCGGCTGCTGGACCTGATGGTGGCGGTGATGATGTTCGCCGTCGCCGCGCAACTGATCCTCGGCTGA
- a CDS encoding superoxide dismutase: MAFELPPLPYAHDALQPHISKETLEFHHDKHHNTYVVNLNNLVPGTEFEGKSLEEIVKTSSGGIFNNAAQVWNHTFYWNCLAPNAGGQPTGALAEAINAAFGSFDKFKEEFTKTSVGTFGSGWGWLVKKADGSLALASTIGAGNPLTSGDTPLLTCDVWEHAYYIDYRNLRPKYVEAFWNLVNWKFVAEQFEGKTFKA, encoded by the coding sequence ATGGCTTTTGAATTGCCGCCGCTGCCCTACGCCCACGATGCCCTGCAGCCGCACATCTCCAAGGAAACCCTGGAGTTTCACCACGACAAGCACCACAACACCTATGTCGTGAACCTGAACAACCTGGTCCCAGGCACCGAATTCGAAGGCAAGTCGCTGGAAGAAATCGTCAAGACCTCCTCGGGCGGTATCTTCAACAACGCAGCTCAAGTCTGGAACCACACCTTCTACTGGAACTGCCTGGCACCGAACGCCGGCGGCCAGCCGACTGGCGCCCTGGCTGAAGCCATCAACGCTGCCTTCGGTTCCTTCGACAAGTTCAAGGAAGAGTTCACCAAGACTTCGGTCGGCACCTTCGGTTCCGGTTGGGGCTGGCTGGTGAAGAAGGCTGACGGTTCCCTGGCCCTGGCCAGCACCATCGGCGCCGGCAACCCGCTGACCAGCGGCGACACCCCGCTGCTGACCTGCGACGTCTGGGAACACGCCTACTACATCGACTACCGTAACCTGCGTCCAAAGTACGTCGAGGCGTTCTGGAACCTGGTCAACTGGAAGTTCGTTGCCGAGCAGTTCGAAGGCAAGACCTTCAAGGCCTGA
- a CDS encoding putative bifunctional diguanylate cyclase/phosphodiesterase codes for MKLEFRNSLSVKLLRVVLLSALAVGVVLSCAQIVYDTYKTRQAVNNDAQRILDMFRDPSTQAVYSLDREMGMQVMEGLFQDESVRMASIGHPNETMLAQKSRPLQDMPLRWLTDLILGQERTYTTQLVGRGPYSEYYGDLSITLDTASYGEGFLVNAVIIFISGVLRALAMGLVLYLVYHWLLTKPLSKIIEHLTQINPDRPSQHQIPQLKGHERNELGLWVDTANQLLASIERNTHLRHEAENSLQRMAQYDFLTGLPNRQQLQQQLDKILVDGGRLQHRVAVLCVGLDDFKGINEQFSYQVGDQLLLALADRLRAHSGRLGSLARLGGDQFALVQANIEQPYEAAELAQSILDDLEVPFALDHQEIRLRATIGITLFPEDGDSTEKLLQKAEQTMTLAKARSRNRYQFYIASVDSEMRRRRELEKDLREALPRNQLYLVYQPQISYRDHRVVGVEALLRWQHPELGMVPPDQFIPLAEQNGNIIAIGEWVLDQACRQLREWHDLGFSELRMAVNLSTVQLHHNELPRVVNNLLQAYRLPPRSLELEVTETGLMEDISTAAQHLLSLRRSGALIAIDDFGTGYSSLSYLKSLPLDKIKIDKSFVQDLLDDDDDATIVRAIIQLGKSLGMQVIAEGVETAEQETYIIAQGCHEGQGYHYSKPLPSRELTAFLKHAQRNQVSAL; via the coding sequence TTGAAGCTGGAATTTCGGAACAGCTTGTCGGTCAAGTTGCTCAGGGTCGTGCTGCTGTCGGCGCTCGCGGTGGGCGTCGTTCTCAGTTGTGCGCAGATCGTCTATGACACCTACAAGACCCGCCAGGCCGTCAACAACGATGCCCAGCGCATCCTCGACATGTTCCGCGACCCCTCCACCCAAGCGGTCTACAGCCTCGACCGAGAGATGGGCATGCAAGTCATGGAGGGTCTGTTCCAGGACGAATCGGTCCGCATGGCCTCCATCGGCCACCCCAATGAAACCATGCTCGCGCAGAAGTCCCGCCCCCTGCAGGACATGCCCCTGCGCTGGTTGACCGACCTGATCCTCGGCCAGGAGCGCACCTACACCACCCAACTGGTCGGCCGCGGCCCCTACAGCGAATACTACGGCGACCTGAGCATCACCCTCGATACCGCCAGCTATGGCGAGGGCTTTCTGGTCAACGCAGTCATCATCTTCATTTCCGGCGTGCTGCGCGCCCTGGCCATGGGCCTGGTGCTCTACCTCGTGTACCACTGGCTGCTGACCAAACCCTTGTCGAAAATCATCGAGCATCTCACCCAGATCAACCCCGACCGCCCCAGCCAGCACCAGATTCCCCAACTCAAGGGCCACGAACGCAACGAACTGGGCCTGTGGGTCGACACCGCCAACCAGTTGCTGGCCTCCATCGAACGCAACACCCATCTGCGCCACGAGGCGGAAAACAGCCTGCAGCGCATGGCCCAGTACGACTTCCTCACCGGCCTGCCCAACCGCCAGCAACTGCAACAGCAACTGGACAAGATTCTCGTCGATGGCGGGCGCCTGCAGCACCGTGTGGCCGTACTGTGCGTGGGCCTGGACGACTTCAAGGGCATCAACGAGCAGTTCAGCTACCAGGTCGGCGACCAGTTGCTGCTGGCCCTGGCCGACCGCCTGCGCGCCCACAGCGGCCGCCTCGGTTCCCTCGCCCGCCTGGGTGGCGACCAGTTCGCCCTGGTGCAAGCCAACATCGAGCAGCCCTACGAGGCCGCCGAGCTGGCCCAGAGCATTCTCGACGACCTGGAAGTGCCCTTCGCCCTCGATCATCAGGAAATCCGTTTGCGTGCCACCATCGGCATCACCCTGTTCCCCGAAGACGGCGACAGCACCGAAAAGCTGCTGCAAAAGGCCGAGCAGACCATGACCCTGGCCAAGGCCCGCTCGCGCAACCGCTATCAGTTCTACATCGCCAGCGTCGACAGCGAGATGCGTCGGCGCCGAGAGCTGGAAAAAGACCTGCGCGAGGCGTTGCCGCGCAACCAGCTCTACCTGGTGTATCAACCGCAGATCAGCTACCGCGACCACCGCGTGGTCGGCGTCGAAGCGCTGCTGCGCTGGCAGCATCCGGAGCTAGGCATGGTACCGCCAGACCAGTTCATCCCGCTGGCCGAACAGAACGGCAACATCATCGCCATCGGCGAATGGGTGCTCGACCAGGCCTGCCGCCAGTTGCGCGAGTGGCACGACCTGGGTTTCAGCGAGCTGCGCATGGCGGTCAACCTGTCGACCGTGCAACTGCACCACAACGAGCTGCCGCGGGTGGTCAACAACCTGCTGCAGGCCTATCGCCTGCCGCCGCGCAGCCTGGAGCTGGAGGTGACCGAGACCGGCCTGATGGAAGACATCAGCACCGCCGCCCAACACCTGCTGAGCCTGCGCCGTTCAGGGGCGCTGATCGCCATCGACGACTTCGGCACCGGCTACTCTTCGCTCAGTTACCTGAAGTCGCTGCCGCTGGACAAGATCAAGATCGACAAGAGCTTCGTCCAGGACCTGCTGGACGACGATGACGACGCCACCATCGTTCGCGCCATCATCCAGTTGGGCAAGAGCCTGGGCATGCAGGTGATCGCCGAAGGCGTGGAAACCGCCGAGCAGGAAACCTACATCATCGCCCAGGGCTGCCATGAGGGTCAGGGCTACCACTACAGCAAGCCGCTGCCCTCGCGCGAGCTGACCGCCTTCCTCAAGCACGCCCAACGCAACCAGGTCTCGGCACTCTGA
- a CDS encoding imelysin family protein has translation MIRMPLASASLLAIAIALAGCGEGKDDKAAAPQAQAPAASTAAAPGAVDEAAAQAVVKHYAEMVHAVYSDSLSTAKQLQTAIDAFLAKPNDETLKAAKDAWVASRVPYLQSEAFRFGNTIIDDWEGQVNAWPLDEGLIDYVDKSYEHALGNPAANANIIANPEIQVGEDKVDVKEITPEKLASLNELGGSEANVATGYHAIEFLLWGQDLNGTGPGAGNRPASDYLEGQGATGGHNDRRRAYLKAVTDLLVSDLEEMVGNWAPNVADNYRASLEAEPVKDGLRKMLFGMGSLSLGELAGERMKVSLEANSPEDEHDCFSDNTHWSHFYDAKGIRNIYLGEYTRPDGSKVSGPSLSSLVAKIDPATDATLKADLQDTEAKIQVIVDHALKGEHYDQLIAADNAAGNQVVRDAIAALVKQTGAIEQAAGKLGIDNLNPDTADHEF, from the coding sequence ATGATTCGAATGCCTCTGGCCTCCGCCAGTCTGCTGGCCATCGCCATCGCTCTCGCCGGCTGCGGCGAAGGCAAGGACGACAAGGCCGCCGCTCCGCAAGCCCAGGCACCTGCCGCCAGCACTGCTGCCGCACCTGGGGCTGTCGATGAAGCCGCTGCCCAGGCCGTGGTCAAGCACTACGCCGAAATGGTTCATGCCGTGTACAGCGACTCGCTGAGCACCGCCAAGCAACTGCAGACCGCCATCGACGCGTTCCTGGCCAAGCCCAACGATGAGACCCTGAAAGCCGCCAAGGACGCCTGGGTCGCTTCCCGCGTTCCTTACCTGCAGAGCGAAGCCTTCCGCTTCGGCAACACCATCATCGACGACTGGGAAGGTCAGGTGAACGCCTGGCCCCTGGACGAAGGCCTGATCGACTACGTCGACAAGAGCTACGAGCACGCCCTGGGCAACCCGGCTGCCAACGCCAACATCATCGCCAACCCTGAGATCCAGGTCGGCGAAGACAAGGTCGACGTCAAGGAAATCACGCCCGAGAAACTGGCCAGCCTGAACGAGCTGGGCGGTTCCGAAGCCAACGTCGCCACCGGCTACCATGCCATCGAATTCCTGCTCTGGGGCCAGGACCTCAACGGCACGGGCCCAGGCGCAGGCAACCGTCCGGCTTCGGACTACCTCGAAGGCCAGGGTGCCACCGGTGGTCACAACGACCGTCGCCGCGCCTACCTCAAAGCCGTCACCGACCTGCTGGTGAGCGACCTCGAAGAGATGGTCGGCAACTGGGCACCGAACGTCGCCGACAACTACCGCGCTTCGCTGGAAGCCGAGCCGGTCAAGGATGGCCTGCGCAAGATGCTGTTCGGCATGGGCAGCCTGTCGCTGGGCGAACTGGCGGGCGAACGCATGAAGGTCTCGCTGGAAGCCAACTCGCCTGAAGACGAGCACGACTGCTTCAGCGACAACACCCACTGGTCGCACTTCTACGACGCCAAGGGCATCCGCAACATCTACCTGGGCGAGTACACCCGTCCGGACGGCTCCAAGGTCAGCGGCCCGAGCCTGTCGTCGCTGGTGGCCAAGATCGACCCGGCCACCGACGCCACCCTGAAGGCCGACCTGCAGGACACCGAAGCGAAGATCCAGGTGATCGTCGACCACGCCCTCAAGGGCGAGCACTACGACCAGCTGATCGCTGCCGATAACGCTGCAGGCAACCAGGTGGTGCGTGACGCCATCGCGGCGCTGGTCAAGCAGACCGGTGCCATCGAGCAGGCCGCCGGCAAGCTGGGCATCGACAACCTGAACCCGGACACCGCAGACCACGAGTTCTGA
- a CDS encoding di-heme oxidoredictase family protein — protein MSSSLSRLPLLLMVTVLAACDDAPRFTQAEPGEALSGGKATILRSDRNAFSMPSANLTPERRLDFSVGNSFFRSPWVIAPSTTTARDGLGPLFNTNACQNCHIRDGRGHPPEAEARNAVSMLVRLSIPDQPQFIKEIERLGVVPEPVYGTQLQDMSIPGVAPEGKVRVSYDSETVTFEDGHQVELRRPTVEITQLGYGPMHPDTRISARVAPPMIGLGLLEAIPEAALLANEDPDDRNNDGIRGRANRVWDDAQGKTVVGRFGWKAGQPNVNQQNVHAFAGDMGLTSTLKPEDDCTPAQVECRAAPNGDGDNGEKEVSDNILRLVTFYTRNLAVPARREVNSPQVLAGKNLFFQAGCQGCHTAQFTTGSDNVEPELANQVIRPYSDLLLHDMGPGLADNRSEFAAGGQDWRTPPLWGIGLTETVSGHTQFLHDGRARNLLEAVLWHGGEAEAARRHVLTFNAEQRAALLAFLNSL, from the coding sequence ATGTCCTCGTCGCTGTCCCGACTCCCTCTTCTGCTGATGGTCACCGTCCTGGCCGCCTGTGACGACGCTCCGCGTTTCACCCAGGCCGAGCCCGGCGAAGCGCTGTCCGGCGGCAAGGCGACGATCCTGCGCAGCGACCGCAACGCCTTCTCGATGCCCTCGGCCAACCTCACGCCCGAGCGCCGCCTGGATTTCAGCGTTGGCAACAGCTTCTTCCGCAGTCCCTGGGTGATCGCACCTTCGACCACCACTGCACGCGATGGCCTGGGCCCGCTGTTCAACACCAATGCCTGCCAGAACTGCCACATCCGTGACGGCCGAGGTCATCCGCCAGAGGCCGAGGCCCGCAATGCCGTGTCCATGCTGGTGCGCCTGTCGATCCCCGACCAGCCGCAGTTCATCAAGGAAATCGAACGCCTCGGCGTGGTTCCCGAACCGGTCTACGGTACGCAACTGCAGGACATGTCGATCCCCGGCGTAGCTCCGGAAGGCAAGGTGCGGGTCAGCTACGACAGCGAGACCGTCACCTTCGAGGATGGCCACCAGGTCGAACTGCGCCGCCCGACCGTGGAGATCACCCAGCTCGGCTACGGCCCGATGCACCCGGACACACGCATCTCCGCCCGCGTCGCCCCGCCCATGATCGGCCTCGGACTGCTCGAGGCCATCCCGGAGGCTGCGCTTTTGGCCAACGAAGACCCGGATGATCGCAACAACGACGGCATCCGCGGCCGCGCCAACCGGGTCTGGGACGATGCCCAGGGCAAGACCGTGGTCGGCCGCTTCGGCTGGAAAGCCGGGCAACCCAACGTCAACCAGCAGAACGTCCACGCCTTCGCTGGCGACATGGGCCTGACCAGCACCCTCAAGCCCGAGGACGATTGCACGCCGGCACAGGTCGAATGCCGCGCCGCGCCCAACGGCGACGGTGACAACGGCGAAAAGGAAGTCAGCGACAACATCCTGCGCCTGGTGACGTTCTACACCCGCAACCTGGCGGTCCCTGCACGCCGCGAGGTCAATTCGCCGCAGGTGCTGGCCGGCAAGAACCTGTTCTTCCAGGCGGGCTGCCAGGGCTGTCACACAGCGCAGTTCACCACGGGCAGTGACAACGTCGAGCCAGAACTGGCCAACCAGGTGATCCGCCCCTACAGCGACCTGCTGCTGCACGACATGGGCCCAGGCCTTGCCGACAACCGTAGCGAGTTCGCCGCCGGTGGCCAGGATTGGCGCACGCCGCCGCTGTGGGGCATCGGCCTGACCGAAACCGTCAGCGGCCACACCCAGTTCCTCCATGACGGTCGCGCCCGCAATCTGCTCGAGGCCGTGCTCTGGCACGGCGGCGAAGCCGAGGCTGCACGCCGTCACGTACTGACCTTCAATGCCGAGCAACGCGCCGCGCTGCTGGCTTTCCTGAACTCACTTTAA
- a CDS encoding imelysin family protein, producing MFRPKLLFTSLAAIALGACSPQDQQAVTSAAIAQQVILPTYSRWVEADRQLAASALAYCEGKQSLDTARADFLNAQKAWAELQPLLVGPLAEGNRAWQVQFWPDKKNLVGRQVEQLVSGDKPVDADSLGKASVVVRGLSAYEYILFDSKPDIATAEQKARYCPLLVAIAEHQKALAEDILKSWNSTDGMLSQMTKFPNQRYADSHEAIADLLRAQVTALDTLKKKLGAPMGRQSKGIPQPLQAEAWRSHSSLKSLEASLKAAETVWTGVDNKGLRGLLGKDQSALAQKIDDAYASAAKLLADNQKTLGELLADDAGKQTLNQIYDSLNVVHRLHEGELAKALNIQLGFNANDGD from the coding sequence ATGTTCCGACCCAAATTGTTGTTCACCAGCCTCGCCGCCATCGCCCTGGGCGCCTGCTCGCCGCAGGACCAGCAAGCCGTGACCTCCGCCGCCATCGCCCAGCAGGTGATCCTGCCGACCTACAGCCGTTGGGTCGAGGCCGACCGCCAACTGGCCGCCAGCGCTCTCGCCTATTGCGAAGGCAAGCAGAGCCTGGACACCGCCCGCGCCGACTTCCTCAACGCGCAGAAGGCCTGGGCCGAGCTGCAGCCGCTGCTGGTCGGCCCATTGGCCGAAGGCAACCGCGCCTGGCAGGTGCAGTTCTGGCCTGACAAGAAGAACCTGGTCGGCCGCCAGGTCGAGCAACTGGTCAGCGGCGACAAGCCGGTCGACGCAGACAGCCTCGGCAAGGCCAGCGTCGTGGTCCGTGGCCTGTCGGCCTACGAGTACATCCTCTTCGACAGCAAGCCGGACATCGCCACCGCCGAGCAGAAAGCCCGCTACTGCCCGCTGCTGGTGGCCATCGCCGAGCACCAGAAAGCCCTGGCCGAAGACATTCTCAAGAGCTGGAACAGTACCGATGGCATGCTGTCGCAGATGACCAAGTTCCCCAACCAGCGCTACGCCGACTCGCATGAAGCGATCGCCGACCTGCTGCGCGCGCAGGTCACCGCCCTGGACACGCTGAAGAAGAAACTCGGCGCCCCCATGGGCCGTCAGAGCAAGGGTATCCCTCAGCCGCTGCAGGCCGAAGCCTGGCGCAGCCACTCCTCGCTCAAGAGCCTGGAGGCTTCGCTCAAGGCCGCCGAAACCGTCTGGACCGGGGTCGACAACAAAGGCCTGCGCGGTCTGCTGGGTAAAGATCAGAGCGCGCTGGCGCAAAAGATCGACGATGCCTACGCCAGCGCTGCCAAACTGCTGGCTGACAACCAGAAGACCCTGGGCGAACTGCTCGCCGACGATGCCGGCAAGCAGACCCTCAACCAGATCTACGACAGCCTCAACGTCGTCCACCGCCTGCACGAAGGCGAGCTGGCCAAGGCGTTGAATATCCAGCTGGGCTTCAATGCCAACGACGGTGACTGA